GCGCCGGACGGGTGAAATCCAGGCCGCCGTGCTCCCGCTTCATGAGCGGCGCGAAGGTGACGCGGGACTCGTCCTGGGGCGTCCGGTCGTCGTCCCCGGAACAAACCAGCTTTACCGCCTCGGCCAGGAGGGGGAGGCCCAGGGCCGTCAGGCGCTCGAAAAGCTCCGGGGCCGTCTCGTCGGGCCCGACGGCGAGCTCGCGCTGGAGGACCACGTCCCCGGCGTCCATTCCCTTCACCATCCGCTGGACGGTGACGCCGGTCACATCCACGCCGTCAACCAGGGCCCAGTTCACCGGGGCCGCGCCGCGGTACGCCGGGAGAAGGCTGAAGTGGAGGCCGTTTACGAGGGCCTCGAGGGCGCGGGCCGCGACGGGCGGCGTGCCGAAAAATACCAGCCTGGGTCCCATCACTCCCCCAGGTCGTCGGGAACGATTCTTCGCCAGCCGCGCTTCGTCTGGGCGGCCAGGGCCTTGAGTTTGCGGTGGAAAAGCATCCGCTGGGCCTTGGACAGGCGATCCACGAAGAGGACGCCGTTCAGGTGGTCCACCTCGTGCTGAATCGCGCGGGCGGCCAACCCCTCGAGCTCG
The bacterium DNA segment above includes these coding regions:
- a CDS encoding methionyl-tRNA formyltransferase, whose product is MGPRLVFFGTPPVAARALEALVNGLHFSLLPAYRGAAPVNWALVDGVDVTGVTVQRMVKGMDAGDVVLQRELAVGPDETAPELFERLTALGLPLLAEAVKLVCSGDDDRTPQDESRVTFAPLMKREHGGLDFTRPARVLYDRWRGLLPWPGVFCLLGDETLKVHRCRPVPERTAEPPGAVFSCTDDGWLTACGGVTVLEILEVQAGGSRRLSAKNFANGRRLKPPFRLTPVVPAARA